One region of Aminobacterium colombiense DSM 12261 genomic DNA includes:
- the mce gene encoding methylmalonyl-CoA epimerase: MKVTRIDHIGIAVKSIEESLKVWEVALGIACTGVEEVEEQKVKTAFLPVKDTEIELLEATGDDSPIAKFIEKKGEGLHHISLRVENLEKALSELKEKGVRLIDETPRYGAGGAKIAFVHPKSTGGVLLELSER; this comes from the coding sequence ATGAAAGTTACTAGAATTGACCACATTGGCATTGCGGTGAAAAGTATTGAGGAGTCATTGAAAGTTTGGGAGGTTGCCCTCGGGATAGCGTGCACAGGAGTGGAGGAGGTAGAGGAGCAAAAAGTCAAAACGGCTTTCCTTCCCGTTAAAGATACAGAAATAGAGCTTTTAGAGGCAACAGGAGATGACAGTCCTATTGCAAAATTTATTGAAAAAAAGGGAGAGGGCCTACACCACATATCACTGCGCGTGGAAAATCTTGAAAAAGCCCTTTCCGAGTTGAAAGAGAAAGGGGTTCGCCTCATTGACGAAACGCCGCGATATGGTGCCGGGGGCGCAAAAATTGCTTTTGTCCATCCGAAATCAACGGGTGGAGTTTTATTAGAACTCTCAGAGCGGTAA